The genomic window GCGCAGGATGGGAAACCTCGCCCCCGGGGGGAAGGTGGCCGCGCCCACGGCGATCGGAGCCTTCCCGTGCACCGTGATGGCCCGCTCCACGCGCATGCGGATGCCTTCCAGCGAGAGGTTCAGGAGGGGCCCGGTGGCGCCCCGGGCACCCAGGAAGCCCTCCAGGACGGTGACCGTGGCCTTTTCCCGGGGTCCGAAATGGGCCCGCATGCGGGTGCGCCGGTCGGCGAAGCCCACCGAGGCGGGAAGGCCGAACCAGGCCTCCTCCGGCCCGCGCTCCAGGAGGTCCACCGGGGCGAGGAGGCGGATGCCGTCCAGGGTGAAGAGGAGCGTGGCCCCGGCGCGCCAGCCTTCGGGCAGGGCCCGCCCCAGGCGGACCCGGAAGCAGGGGGGATCCTCCCGGACCTCCTCCACGCGCGCGGGCAGGCTCGCATGGCCCTCGAGCAGCAGCCCCGCCTCCGCCCCGGTCCGCTGGAGGTCCTCCAGGTAGGCGAGGATCGTCGGGCGGTCGCGGAGCGCCCGCTCCAGGCCTTCTCCACCGGGTTGCGGGCTCAGGTCGAGGATCGTCATCGTCCACTCCGGCATCGTCTCAAAGCTTCACCTCCACCCGGGTCCCGCCCTCGGGCCGCGGGAAGAAGGCCAGGTCCGCCCCCTGGGCGTTGAGCCACTTCAGGGCCAGGGGAAGGCCCAGGCCCGTGCCGTCGGGGCGGCCGCTCTCGAAGGGGCGGAGCATGCGGGAAAGGGTCTCGGGGCTGAGCCCGGGCCCCTCGTCCAGGATGTCCACCACGCCGTCCCGCACCAGCACCTGAACCCGCCGGCCCGGAGGGGTGGCGTGGCAGGCGTTCTCCAGGAGGTTCAGCAGGGCCTGGTGCAGCAGCATGGGGTCGGCCTGGGCCCTTCCGGCCCCCTCGACGGTCACCACCCGGTCGTAGAAGGCCGGGCGCCGGTGCACCTCCTGGGCGGCCTGGGAGGCCACCTCCTCCAGACGCAGGTCGACGCACTGGGGCTCCAGGGGCTTGGCCCACTGCAGGAAGCGCTGCACCAGCCGCTCAAGGGCGTCGGTCTCGGCCAGCACGGCCTGGGCGGCGTCCCGGTGCCCGGCGCGATCCAGGAGCTGGCCGTGGCCCTTCAGGACGGCCAGGCCGTTCTTGAGCTGGTGGGCCACGCCGGCGGTCATCTCGCCCAGCTCGGCGAAGCGGTCCCGCAGCTGGAGGCGCCGCTCCTCGGCCTCCAGGTCCGTGACGTCCTCGAACTGGAGGAGGGCGCCCACGATGTGGGGGGCCTCGATGCGCCGGAGCTGCCACCGCCGCCCCCCGCCCTCGCAGCGCCACGGAGGCCCCGGGGCCCGAGCCAGGCCCTCCAGGAGCCAGGGGTAGGCCTCCAGGACGAAGCCGGCCTCCAGCCCCACGACGCCGGCCTTGACGCCCAGCAGCGCCTGGGCCGCCGCGTTGATGGCCGCCAGGTTCTGGCGCTGGTCCACCCACAGGATGCCGAAGGGCAGCGCGTCCAGGAGCCGCTCGTGCACCGTGCGCAGCTCGCCCAGGCTCGCCGCGAGCCGGCCCCGCTCCTGGAGGCTCTGGCTCACGGCGCCCAGCAGCACCTCCTCGGAGTCGACCACCGGGCGCCGCCGGAGCCTCAGCCAGCGGTAGGCCGCCATGCACAGGCCCAGGAGCAGGAGCCCCGCGGGCGGCCCCAGGACCATCCACAGGGCGGCGGGGTGGGTCCGGGTCAAAGAGCCTCCTCGATGCGCGCGCAGAGCGTCCGGAGGATCTTCAGGCGCCCATAGTACTTGTCCTCGCTCTCCACCAGCGTCCACGGGGCGATCTCGGTGCTGGTGCGGTCCAGCATGTCGCAGATGGCCGACTCGTAGGCGTCCCACTTCTCCCGGTTCCGCCAGTCCTCATCGGTGATCTTGAAGCGCTTGAACTTGCTTTCCTGGCGCTCGTTGAAGCGCCTGAGCTGCTCCTCCCGGCTGATCTGGAGCCAGAATTTCGCCACGATGGTCCCGCTTCGCGCCATCTGGTCCTCGAAGTCGTTGATCTCCCCGTAGGCGCGCATCCAGTCCGCCTCGGTGCAGAAGCCCTCCACCCGCTCCACCAGGACGCGGCCGTACCAGCTCCGGTCGAAGATGGCGAAGCGCCCCTGCCGGGGCAGGCGGCGCCAGAACCGCCAGAGGTAGGGCTGGGCCCGCTCCTCCTCGGTGGGGGCGGCGATGGGGGTGATCTCGCACAGGCGGGCGTCGATGGCCTGGGTGATGCGCCGGATGCTGCCCCCCTTCCCCGCCGCGTCGGCCCCCTCGAAGACCATCACCACGTTGTGGTCCTTGAAGGCCTTGTGGCGGGTGAGGAGGTTGAGGCGGCCCTGGTACTTCTCCAGCTCCGTCTCGTACTCCGCCTTCTCCACCTTCCGGGTGAGGTCCAGGGTCTTGAGGATGTTCAGCCCGTCGATGCTGGAGGCGGCGGGGGGCGCGTGGACGATGGCGGGCGGGGGCGCGGGGCTGTCCAGGCGGGCCCGGAGGCGCTCCAGGAGGATCTTCCCCACGGTCAGCTTCTGGTACCGGGAATCCGCGGCCTCCACCACGATCCAGGGCGCCTCGGCGGTGCTGGTGCTGCGCAGGGTGCGCTCGGCCACCTCGCGGAACGTGTCGTACATCTCGAAGTGCTTCCAGTCCCGGTCCGTGACCCTCCAGCGGGTTAGGGCGTCGCCTTCGAGCTTCTTCAGGCGCTTCTTCTGGGCCTGCTTCGAGAGGTGCATCCAGAACTTCACGACCAGGGCGCCCTCGTTGATCAGCATCTCCTCGAACCGGCGGATCTTGTCCAGGGACTGCGCGAGGCGAGCATCCTTGATGTGGCCGTAGGCCCGCTCCAGGATGGGCCAGGTGTACCAGCTCCCGTCGAAGATCCCCATCTTGCCCTTCGGGGGCAGCTGCCGCCAGAAACGCCACATGTGCGGGCGCTCCAGCTCCTCGTCGGAGGGTTCGGAAAAGCCGTGGGTGAGGATGTGGCGCGGGTCCATCCACTCGTTCAGGGTGTTGACGGTGGCGCTCTTGCCGGCGCCGTCCACCCCGGCGATGAGGATGATCACGGGGAACCTCTTCGCGGAAGCCAGGTCGTACTGCGCGTCCAGGAGGGCTTCGCGCAGGGCGGGCACCTCCTGGTCGTAGACGGCTTTCTCGATGGAATGGCCCAGTTCGGCGGATTCGAACATGGTGGCTCCGGTAGGTGAGGGTCGGCCCGAATTCTAGCCCTCTGCGCCGGGATTGTCCTCCACGATTCCCCAATGGTCGTACCGCGCCAGGAGCAGGAGCCCCGGAATGGCCACCAGGGCGCAGGTGAGGAAGTATCCCGACCACCCGAAGCGCAGGGCGAACCACCCCGCCGGGGCCGTGAGGTAGCCCCGCGTGATGGCCAGGAGGCTGCTCAGCAGGGCGTACTGGGTGGCCGTGAAGCGGCGGTCGCAGAGCAGCATGATGAAGGTGGCGAAGGCGGTGCCCCCCATGCCGAAGCTGAGGTTCTCCAGGGCCAGCGCGAACGTCAGCACCGCCAGGCGCGGCCCCAGGTGGGACAGGGCCCAGAAGGCCAGGATGGAGGCCGCCTGGCACAGGCCGAAGAGGAACAGGGCCCGCCTGAGGCTGAGCTTCTTCATGAGGAGCCCGCCCAGGAGGCCCCCCAGGATGATGGAGACCATGCCCACGGTCTTGGTGGTGGCGCCGATCTGGAGCTTGGTGAACCCCATGCCCCGGAGCAGGAAGGGCGCGCTCATGGCGTCGGCGAGCTGGTCGCCGATCTTGTACAGCAGGCAGAAGGCGAGGATCTCGACGATGGCGGGGCGCTTCAGGAGCTGGGCCAGCGGCGCCACCACGGCCTCCCGGAGGGTCTTCGGGGGCCGGACCTGGCCGTCCGTGGACCAGGCCAGGAAGGTGCCGAGGGCGCCCACCGCCATCAGGCCGGCCATGGCCAGGTACGTGGCCCGCCACCCCGCGGCCTGCGCCAGGATGAGGGCCCCCGCCCCGCTGGCGAGCATGGCCACCCGGTAGGCCCCGATGTGCACCGCGTTGGCCAGCCCCAGATCCCGCTCGGCGAAGGCCTCCCGGCGCCACGCGTCCACCACGATGTCCTGGCTGGCGCTCGCGAAGGCCACCATGAAGCCCAGCAGGGCGATGCGGGTGACGCTCACCTTGGGGTCCGCCAGGGCCATGAGGACCATGAGCAGGACCAGGGCGCCCTGGAAGAGCACCATCCAGCCCCGGCGCCGCCCCAGGAAGGGGGGCAGGAAGCGGTCCAGGACCGGGGCCCACATGAACTTGAGGGCGTAGGGCTGGGTCACCAGGCCGAACAGGCCGATGGCCCTGAGATCGAGTCCCGACTCCGTCAGCCAGGCCTTGAGGGTGAAGCCGGTCAGATACAGGGGCAGACCCGAGGCGAACCCCATCAGGGCCACCGTGACCATCGCCAAGGACCGTTTCCTCATCCTCCGAGGATGGTTGGATCAGGCCTTCATGTCCAGCGCGACGCCCAGAAGGTTCTGCTGAACCTGGAGGAACTTGAGGTCAGCCTTGTAGCTGAGGCCCCGGGTGTCCAGGTTCACGGCCTCCGTGGCCAGGTCGACGTTGGATCCGCCGGGGTTCGTGGGCTCCTGGCTCTCGCCGATGCCGGAGGCCCTGACGCCCCCCTGCTGGAGATCCTGCTGCCCCAGGGTCTTGGCCTTGTAGCCGTCGGTGTTGAGGTTGGCGACGTTGTTGGCCGACAGGGCGACGCCCTGCGCGGAAACGCCGATGCCGGAAATGCCTGCGGAAATGCCGTCCATGAAGCCCCTCGGTAGTTCCAGGATAGGCCCAACCTTCAACTTCTCAAGGCTGTTCGTACCAGGTGCTGCCGCTCTGGAACAGCCGGGTCTTTTTTGCCTTCTCCTCGAAGCGCCGGATGGCCAGGTCGACCAGGCGGGACAGGAGTTCCGCGTAGGGCACCCCGCTGGCCTCCATCATCTTGGGATACATGGAGATGCTGGTGAAACCGGGGATGAAGTTGATCTCGTTGAGAAACAGGCGACCGGTAGAGCGGTCCAGGAAGAAATCCACCCGGGCCATGCCGTAGGCGTCCAGGGCCCGGAAGGCGTCCACGGCGTACTGGTGCACCAGGTTGGCGACGCCTTCCGGCAGCTCGGCCGGTATTCGGGTCGTGCTCTTGCCGTCCAGGTACTTGTCCTTGAAATCGTAGAACTCCCCGGCCGGAAGGATCTCCCCCACGACGCTGACGACGGGGTCGTCGCCGCCCAGCACCGCCACTTCCAGTTCCCGCACCGTGAGGCCCTGTTCCACCAGGACGCGCCGGTCGAAGGTG from Geothrix sp. 21YS21S-2 includes these protein-coding regions:
- a CDS encoding ATP-binding protein, with the protein product MTRTHPAALWMVLGPPAGLLLLGLCMAAYRWLRLRRRPVVDSEEVLLGAVSQSLQERGRLAASLGELRTVHERLLDALPFGILWVDQRQNLAAINAAAQALLGVKAGVVGLEAGFVLEAYPWLLEGLARAPGPPWRCEGGGRRWQLRRIEAPHIVGALLQFEDVTDLEAEERRLQLRDRFAELGEMTAGVAHQLKNGLAVLKGHGQLLDRAGHRDAAQAVLAETDALERLVQRFLQWAKPLEPQCVDLRLEEVASQAAQEVHRRPAFYDRVVTVEGAGRAQADPMLLHQALLNLLENACHATPPGRRVQVLVRDGVVDILDEGPGLSPETLSRMLRPFESGRPDGTGLGLPLALKWLNAQGADLAFFPRPEGGTRVEVKL
- the pap gene encoding polyphosphate:AMP phosphotransferase; the protein is MFESAELGHSIEKAVYDQEVPALREALLDAQYDLASAKRFPVIILIAGVDGAGKSATVNTLNEWMDPRHILTHGFSEPSDEELERPHMWRFWRQLPPKGKMGIFDGSWYTWPILERAYGHIKDARLAQSLDKIRRFEEMLINEGALVVKFWMHLSKQAQKKRLKKLEGDALTRWRVTDRDWKHFEMYDTFREVAERTLRSTSTAEAPWIVVEAADSRYQKLTVGKILLERLRARLDSPAPPPAIVHAPPAASSIDGLNILKTLDLTRKVEKAEYETELEKYQGRLNLLTRHKAFKDHNVVMVFEGADAAGKGGSIRRITQAIDARLCEITPIAAPTEEERAQPYLWRFWRRLPRQGRFAIFDRSWYGRVLVERVEGFCTEADWMRAYGEINDFEDQMARSGTIVAKFWLQISREEQLRRFNERQESKFKRFKITDEDWRNREKWDAYESAICDMLDRTSTEIAPWTLVESEDKYYGRLKILRTLCARIEEAL
- a CDS encoding MFS transporter produces the protein MVTVALMGFASGLPLYLTGFTLKAWLTESGLDLRAIGLFGLVTQPYALKFMWAPVLDRFLPPFLGRRRGWMVLFQGALVLLMVLMALADPKVSVTRIALLGFMVAFASASQDIVVDAWRREAFAERDLGLANAVHIGAYRVAMLASGAGALILAQAAGWRATYLAMAGLMAVGALGTFLAWSTDGQVRPPKTLREAVVAPLAQLLKRPAIVEILAFCLLYKIGDQLADAMSAPFLLRGMGFTKLQIGATTKTVGMVSIILGGLLGGLLMKKLSLRRALFLFGLCQAASILAFWALSHLGPRLAVLTFALALENLSFGMGGTAFATFIMLLCDRRFTATQYALLSSLLAITRGYLTAPAGWFALRFGWSGYFLTCALVAIPGLLLLARYDHWGIVEDNPGAEG
- a CDS encoding flagellar basal body protein, producing the protein MDGISAGISGIGVSAQGVALSANNVANLNTDGYKAKTLGQQDLQQGGVRASGIGESQEPTNPGGSNVDLATEAVNLDTRGLSYKADLKFLQVQQNLLGVALDMKA